The Synechocystis sp. PCC 6714 genome includes the window CGTCTGCATCCTGGTTTTGATGCCATGTTTTGCATTGCCAAAATCATGGAAATGCTGACTGTACAAGGACGCACCCTGGGGGAAGTGCGCGCAGAATTACCAACGGTCTACCTCTACCACAACAGTTGCACTGTCCGTTGCTCTTGGAAAATTAAGGGCGCTCTGATGCGTCATTTAGTGGAAATTCATCGAGACCAGCACATCGAACTAGTGGATGGAGTGAAGGTAACTTTTGCCAACGCTGACAACTGGGTGTTGATTTTGCCCGATGCCGGGGAGCCATTAGTTCATATTTATGCCAATAGTGAAAACCGCCACTGGGTAGATGACAAGTTGCGCCATTACCAAGCCCAAGTGTTGAATTTTATCAGTGATGCCCAGGAAGAGTCCTACCAACACTTTGCTTGATGGGGATTGGAGTCTGCCGGTTGGCCCCGTCGGGATGCTCAGAGAGAATATACTTGTCCGCCCATAAACACCCTAGTGATACCCTTGGACTTTAAAGCCTGGGCGGTTTTTTGCACCATGCCTGCATCGGGGAGTCGAATTACTTTTTGGGTCCGTAGGGAAAAGCGGCGAGCCACCCGATGATTATCGAAAACGGGCAGGGTTTTAGCTTGGACTTCCCCGGGGGGCAGTACCCCATCAAAACTAAACTCTTTGAGGGGACGGACAATCAATTCTCCCCTCCGGTCCACCACAAGGTAGCAATTCTTTGGCATGGTTGCCCCCACTAGGGGCAGAATCGAGACCACTGCCTCGGTGTTTCTTGGCGCTTTTTTGGCGGTAACTGGAGGAGTGGAGAACTCATCTTCTTGGTCGTCATCGAAGTCATCCAGCCCATCTTCGAAGTCGTCGTCTTGGTCATCATCCTCGTCATCATCATCAAGGGCATCAATGGCTTCGTCGTCGAGCAAGTCTAAATCTTCGTCTATGTCCTTAACAATTTCATCCAGGGCAGAGGATTTAATTGAAATAATCTGGGGGCGCTGGGTTATGGGGGAATCTGATTGTACTTGGGCTTCGGTGATGGAATTTTCCCATTCCGTTGCTATGGATTGCTCCGCAGGGGGAGCAACGATCGCCGGAGGGTCTATTTTTTTAACTTTGTTGACTACGCTAACCACTTCCACTGTGGGTTTGCCGTGCCCAGTCTTGCCGGAAGTTTTTTCAGGCTGATTTATCTCTCGAGAGACGGAATCCGCACTGGACCTTTTCCTGGAACGCACCCGCCGCCCTTGGTTAACGGTGGTGGAGCTATCCTGACTGTTGGATTCAGATTCACTGGCAACCTCCGGCACTATTGACAATGGTTTATTGACCGGTTTATTCACCTGGAGTACCACTGGCGCCTTTTCCGAGTCGGGCAGGGGCAAAGTTAGTTGGGCGTCAATTTTAGGGCTTTTGTTTCCTCTTTTTTCCTGCACCAAAGTTTCATACTCCCCACTGGCGATCGCCATTTTGAGAAGACGACTAACGGTGGAAACGCTCACCCCAAAACGTTCCGCCAGGGTAGTGGTGGTGGCGGGAGTTTGACGGTAAAGGTCAACCAACTCTTGCTTATCGGTGTCGGTCAGCTTAGCAGGACTCATGGCAGTAACCATCAGGACAATTTGACATTAGTGGAACAGACGACAGGGGTGAATCTGCTAATATGTGGTTGATTCGGCGGCGGCCGGGCAAAGGAGCGCAACCCTGGATAAGACTCCAAGGACTTAGACTTTTTCCCACTACGGCCGAATAGTCCTATTCCAGCTACCTTGCAATATATCATTATGCCAATTGCTGCGGCGAAACCGGCCCTTCTTGTCCTTGCGGATGGCACTGCCTACCCCGGTTGGTCCTTTGGGGCCGATGGCACCACAGTGGGGGAGGTGGTCTTCAACACTGGCATGACCGGTTATCAGGAGGTAATGACGGATCCCAGCTATTGCGGCCAGATTGTTACTTTTACTTACCCCGAATTGGGCAACACCGGGGTCAACCCAGAAGATGAGGAGTCCATCCACCCCCACGTTAAAGGGGTTGTGGCCCGCAATATCACCCGCCGCCCCAGCAATTGGCGATCGACCCAATCCCTACCAGATTATTTGGTGGAACATAAAATCATCGGCATTTACGGCATCGACACCAGAGCCCTTACCCGTAAGTTGCGTTCCGTCGGTGCCATGAACGGCGGCATCTCCACCGAAATTTTGGAGCCCGAAGCCCTACTGCAGTATATCCAGGCCGCTCCCTCCATGGCCGGTTTGAACTTGGTCAAAGAAGTCACCACCAGCGAAGTTTACGAATGGACGGACCCCACCGATGACCATTGGCAGTTTGGCCCGGTGAATGAACACAAAGAAGAACCGCCCTTAACAGTGGTGGCCCTGGACTTTGGGGTCAAGCGCAACATTCTCCGTCGCCTGGCCAGTTATGGTTGTCGGGTAATTGTGGTGCCTGCTAGCACCTCCCCTGAGGAAATTCTTAAATATAACCCCGACGGGATTTTTCTTTCCAATGGCCCTGGGGATCCCTCCGCTGTTGAGGAGGGTATTATTACCACCAAGGAGTTGTTGGCGGCCCAAAAGCCCATGTTTGGCATTTGCATGGGGCATCAAGTGTTGGGACTGTCCCTGGGGGCGGAAACCTTTAAGCTCAAGTTTGGGCATCGGGGTCTGAATCAACCCTGTGGCTTGGACCAACAGGTGGAAATCACCAGTCAGAACCATGGCTTTGCAGTGACAGAGGGGTCCCTGGTGGAGGAAGTGGAAATTACCCATTTCAATCTCAACGATAAAACTGTGGCGGGGTTACGCCACAAGGAATTGCCCTTTTTCTCGGTGCAGTATCACCCCGAAGCTAGCCCCGGTCCCCATGATGCGGATTATTTGTTTGAGAACTTTGTCAAGTTAATGCGACAAAAAAAGGCTGAGATCCATGGCCAGGTTTCAGGTTAAATCCTTTGTCCCATCACTCTGATCAACTCCAACTGCCGTTGGTAATGTTCGCCGGGGAATGGTTCTGGTGGGTTTTTGTCTGCCATGGTGCAGAAAAATGGTGAATCTGGGTTTTCGGTGCGTAATAATGTGAAGAATAGTTACAAGCAAAATCGGTCAGGTTGGTTTATCTATTACCCGTAAAATCTGGCGATCGCCACCATCAAAGTTATGAAGGCGAATCAACCACGGCCTAGGCTAGCTGGTAGAATTAACCACCGCACCCAAGGTTGAATGGGCCTTTGTCGTCCCCCATTGCTCTCCCATATTTCCCTCCCATATCCGTTGCTAGCTCCTATGACAAACTCTTCTATTGCCACCAATTCTGCCCAGCCGTTCCTCGGTCAACCTTGGTTAGTGGAAGAACGGGATGCCTGTGGTGTGGGCTTTATTGCTAATCTCCGGGGGCAACCGGACCATATGTTAGTGGAGCAAGCGTTAAAGGCCCTG containing:
- the carA gene encoding glutamine-hydrolyzing carbamoyl-phosphate synthase small subunit, producing MPIAAAKPALLVLADGTAYPGWSFGADGTTVGEVVFNTGMTGYQEVMTDPSYCGQIVTFTYPELGNTGVNPEDEESIHPHVKGVVARNITRRPSNWRSTQSLPDYLVEHKIIGIYGIDTRALTRKLRSVGAMNGGISTEILEPEALLQYIQAAPSMAGLNLVKEVTTSEVYEWTDPTDDHWQFGPVNEHKEEPPLTVVALDFGVKRNILRRLASYGCRVIVVPASTSPEEILKYNPDGIFLSNGPGDPSAVEEGIITTKELLAAQKPMFGICMGHQVLGLSLGAETFKLKFGHRGLNQPCGLDQQVEITSQNHGFAVTEGSLVEEVEITHFNLNDKTVAGLRHKELPFFSVQYHPEASPGPHDADYLFENFVKLMRQKKAEIHGQVSG